The following proteins come from a genomic window of Rutidosis leptorrhynchoides isolate AG116_Rl617_1_P2 chromosome 10, CSIRO_AGI_Rlap_v1, whole genome shotgun sequence:
- the LOC139872674 gene encoding uncharacterized protein — MAPAKKGKAKAKSTESTSPTPTTTKFPACMRFIPPSSVAVTIHAKPGSKVASITDFDDDALGVQIDAPAKDGEANAALLDYISSVIGVKKRQVSLGAGSKSRDKVLIVEGVSLETVYNALDKGLHNT, encoded by the exons ATGGCTCCGGCGAAAAAGGGCAAAGCTAAAGCCAAGTCAACAGAGTCAACATCTCCGACACCTACGACTACCAAATTCCCTGCATGTATGCGCTTCATTCCTCCATCATCTGTTGCTGTCACCATACATGCCAAGCCTGGTTCAAAAGTTGCCTCCATCACag ATTTCGATGATGATGCTTTAGGAGTGCAAATTGATGCCCCAGCAAAGGACGGAGAAGCTAACGCTGCACTTCTTGATTACATAAGCTCG GTTATTGGGGTAAAAAAGAGGCAAGTTTCATTGGGTGCTGGCTCGAAATCAAGGGACAAGGTTCTGATAGTTGAAGGGGTGTCACTAGAGACCGTTTACAATGCTTTGGATAAAGGATTACATAATACCTGA